One window of Nostoc sp. C052 genomic DNA carries:
- the larB gene encoding nickel pincer cofactor biosynthesis protein LarB, translated as MTDEKTLRSLLVAVANGKVTPDTALDSLKDLAYESVGEFAKIDHHRQLRTGFPEVIWGPGKTPEQIAQIMEVMRLRNPVVMATRIEPTVYAALESKVSGLRYYQSARICAIAPFTIEPQFQGEIGILSAGTADLPVAEEAAVTAELSGFRVQRLWDVGVAGIHRLLSNRHLIESASVLIVVAGMEGALPSVVAGLASCPVIAVPTSIGYGASFGGLAPLLTMLNSCAAGVGVVNIDNGFGAAVLAGQILRTAEKLRLASATS; from the coding sequence ATGACTGATGAAAAAACTTTGCGATCGCTACTCGTTGCGGTTGCTAATGGTAAAGTTACCCCAGATACGGCATTAGACTCACTCAAAGACTTGGCTTATGAATCTGTGGGCGAGTTTGCCAAAATTGACCACCATCGTCAGCTAAGAACTGGTTTCCCAGAGGTGATTTGGGGCCCTGGTAAAACGCCTGAACAAATTGCTCAAATTATGGAAGTGATGCGCCTCCGTAATCCAGTGGTGATGGCGACTCGGATTGAACCAACAGTTTATGCCGCATTAGAATCAAAAGTTAGCGGTTTGCGATACTATCAATCGGCGCGAATTTGTGCGATCGCTCCCTTTACCATCGAACCACAATTTCAGGGTGAAATTGGCATTCTTTCTGCTGGTACGGCTGATTTACCCGTTGCGGAAGAAGCTGCTGTCACGGCTGAACTTTCAGGTTTCCGCGTCCAGCGCCTTTGGGATGTTGGCGTTGCTGGGATTCACCGTTTATTAAGTAACCGCCACCTGATTGAGTCAGCATCAGTGTTGATTGTCGTGGCGGGGATGGAAGGCGCTTTACCCAGCGTTGTTGCGGGTTTAGCGAGTTGTCCTGTGATTGCTGTACCCACCAGCATCGGTTATGGCGCAAGTTTTGGCGGTTTAGCGCCCTTGTTGACAATGCTCAACTCTTGTGCAGCGGGAGTAGGCGTAGTAAATATCGATAATGGTTTTGGCGCAGCAGTTTTGGCGGGGCAAATTTTGCGGACTGCCGAGAAATTGCGGTTGGCATCGGCTACATCTTGA